One Gossypium raimondii isolate GPD5lz chromosome 3, ASM2569854v1, whole genome shotgun sequence genomic window carries:
- the LOC105794771 gene encoding probable leucine-rich repeat receptor-like protein kinase At1g68400 encodes MAKLSSLFPHFLLSFLFFSLVLAIPNPDLKPLMDFKSAADKSNKLTSWNSTTHVCTWSGVTCFRNRISRLVLENLGLTGSFQPLASLTQLRVLSLKQNHLLGPVPDLSNLTALKLLFLSHNQFTGEFPASVTSLFRLYRLDLSFNNFTGGIPVTINRLTHLLTLRLEENRFSGPVSGLNLPNLQDLNISANRLSGEIPESLSSFPMAAFGSNTALCGAPLEKCKSTGSDPTKPGSDGALASPLMPGRNPTVIASSPSSLPASGNPNRTPNSQRRHNAGKISPLALIAIILGDVLVLALVSLLLYCYFWRNYVAKMRDGKGSKVLEGEKIVYSSSPYPAQPGFERGRMVFFEGVRRFELEDLLRASAEMLGKGGFGTAYKAVLDDGNVLAVKRLKDANVGGKREFEQQMEVLGRLRHPNLVSLKAYYFAREEKLLVYDYMPNGSLFWLLHGNRGPGRTPLDWSTRLKVAAGAARGLAFIHYTCKALKLTHGNIKSTNVLLDKSGDARVSDFGLTIFASPTNNAPRSNGYRAPELSSDGRKPTQKSDVYSFGVLLLEILTGKCPSVVDNGGAAVYGYGGPLDLPRWVQSVVREEWTAEVFDLELMRYKDIEEEMVGLLQIAMACTSASPDQRPKISHVVKMIDEIRGVEVSPSHDQALDSVSDSPCLSEDTCGGAVSQ; translated from the exons ATGGCAAAACTTTCTTCCTTATTCCCACATTTTTTGCTCTCCTTTTTGTTCTTCTCTCTGGTCTTAGCTATTCCAAACCCTGATTTGAAGCCATTAATGGACTTCAAATCAGCTGCTGACAAGTCCAACAAGCTAACTTCGTGGAACTCAACCACTCACGTATGCACCTGGAGCGGAGTCACCTGTTTCCGGAACCGAATCTCTCGGCTCGTACTGGAAAACCTCGGCCTGACCGGCTCCTTCCAACCCCTTGCTTCACTCACCCAGCTTCGTGTACTTAGTCTAAAGCAAAACCATCTCTTGGGTCCGGTTCCCGACCTTTCTAATCTCACTGCTCTCAAGCTCCTCTTTTTATCTCACAACCAGTTCACCGGTGAGTTCCCAGCTTCGGTTACCTCGTTGTTTCGGTTGTACCGTCTCGATCTGTCGTTTAACAACTTTACCGGTGGGATTCCCGTGACGATCAACCGTTTGACTCATCTTTTAACGCTCCGGCTTGAGGAGAACCGGTTTTCAGGGCCGGTTTCTGGTTTAAATCTTCCGAATCTCCAGGATTTAAACATTTCTGCTAACAGGCTTTCTGGTGAAATACCCGAGTCTTTGTCGAGTTTCCCAATGGCGGCCTTTGGTTCAAATACAGCTCTTTGTGGAGCGCCATTGGAGAAATGTAAGAGCACTGGGAGTGACCCGACAAAACCCGGATCCGACGGGGCATTAGCGTCGCCGTTAATGCCAGGTCGAAACCCAACTGTTATAGCTTCATCCCCAAGCTCATTACCAGCAAGTGGAAACCCCAACAGAACCCCGAACTCTCAACGTCGTCATAATGCAGGCAAGATAAGCCCACTGGCTTTAATAGCAATTATATTAGGCGATGTTTTGGTTCTGGCTTTGGTATCTCTCTTGCTTTATTGTTACTTCTGGCGAAACTACGTTGCAAAAATGAGAGACGGGAAGGGTTCCAAGGTGCTTGAAGGAGAAAAAATCGTCTATTCTTCGAGTCCATATCCAGCACAGCCAGGTTTCGAGAGGGGAAGAATGGTGTTTTTCGAAGGGGTTAGGAGGTTTGAGCTGGAGGATTTGTTGAGAGCTTCGGCGGAAATGTTGGGGAAAGGTGGGTTCGGGACGGCATATAAAGCGGTATTGGATGACGGAAATGTGCTGGCCGTGAAGAGATTGAAAGATGCAAACGTGGGTGGGAAGAGAGAGTTCGAGCAACAAATGGAAGTTCTGGGAAGGTTGAGGCATCCCAATCTGGTTAGCTTGAAAGCTTACTATTTTGCCAGGGAAGAGAAGCTGTTGGTCTACGACTACATGCCCAATGGTAGCTTGTTCTGGCTACTTCATG GGAACCGAGGACCTGGGAGAACACCATTGGACTGGAGTACAAGGCTCAAAGTAGCAGCCGGAGCAGCTCGTGGCTTGGCTTTTATTCACTACACATGCAAGGCTCTTAAACTCACCCATGGTAACATCAAATCCACGAATGTCCTCCTTGATAAATCAGGGGATGCACGCGTGTCAGACTTCGGGCTCACCATTTTCGCATCACCCACCAACAATGCCCCAAGATCAAACGGCTACCGTGCACCGGAATTATCATCTGATGGTCGGAAACCCACCCAGAAATCCGATGTGTACTCCTTTGGTGTGTTGCTACTTGAGATACTGACAGGGAAGTGCCCTTCTGTAGTGGATAATGGTGGGGCAGCAGTGTATGGATATGGTGGGCCCCTGGACTTGCCCAGATGGGTACAGTCGGTGGTGAGGGAAGAATGGACGGCGGAGGTTTTCGATTTAGAGCTAATGAGATACAAGGACATCGAGGAGGAAATGGTTGGGCTATTGCAGATCGCAATGGCTTGTACTTCCGCATCACCTGATCAACGGCCTAAAATAAGCCACGTCGTGAAGATGATTGACGAGATTCGTGGGGTAGAAGTGTCACCGAGTCATGATCAAGCACTTGACTCGGTATCCGACTCACCTTGCTTGTCTGAAGACACATGCGGTGGAGCTGTTAGCCAGTGA